The Vitis vinifera cultivar Pinot Noir 40024 chromosome 7, ASM3070453v1 genomic interval ATACTATTTGGTTCATGAACTGTATTTATTGCACACTAAACGACCAAAAGACAGCATCCTAACTTTCTGGTTTATCTACCGTCTGTTTTGTTGGATTTTTATGGCCCAGCATCTGACCAAGCACCTCAACATCCTTATTTTTTGGCTTTTATGGTGTTTGTTACTGGGTTCCACACTTCCAGTACCTCTTGAATTTCGATCATAAAAAATGATAGGTTCACTATTCTCttataaatattgtatattttgccatatttaaaaaatttagctaAAGATCGGACTATTCAAATACTGAGGTTGTTAGTGTCAAGCGGAGTCATGTTTGGTAACATTGGACACTTGATTTGCTAgtacaatttcaaaaattctttCAGcacttttattcattaaaaaaataataataataatacgtACAGTgtctttatttttcaaatcaaaatgttTCCAAAAACAAAACTGCTATCAAACTACTACTCtagcctttttattttttatttatttttgtaagctTTCCGATGCCATGGTGAACAAGATggttaataaaatttttgaagtcaTCGTCTTAGTTTGAAAGTCATGGAAAACATGCTTTACAGGTAAAAACTATTATACAGAAATTTGTGTTTTCTCTGTTGCAGGTGATATTATGGTACGACGGGAAAGCCATTCATATTGGCAAAGTCATCTGTTCatcttggaaaaaataaaatctttgaaATTCAGCTTGATTCAATCACATTTGGCGGTCAACTTCAGCTATACTTCCTTTATTGTAAGACCTGATGAATGTGAACTGTACGGAAGATGATATATTTTGTTGTTGGTAAAGCTTGGAGATTACAATCAAGCAATACAAAGAAAGCATTACGTTTTGCAGAAGCAGGTGGTTGCGAAACATGTGAACATAAAATAAGAAGTCAATAAATGCCAATGCTTCCAAAGTAATTCAAAGCAATGTACGAATAACAAGGTCCATGCACATGGGGGTTGAGTCTTGGGCCCTACTCTTTTcaatttattctcattttcaaCCCATTCGTCATATAGATTCTAAGTTTGATATAAACTAACATGATAAAAATGAAGCAGATATATTCGTGTTGTCTGTACTAGACAGTGTACCCACTGCTCCCAAACCTGTCATGCCAAAGAGGTTCCATTTACTAGCCAATCAAAGGGGTCGTCTATACTCCCTATCATGTGTGAGGGACCTTAATATCACTCTACCTTCCCTCGTGTGCGGTGGTTAAGAGCATTTCCTGAGGTTTATCTACCATATATGTATGGGAAATAAACATGGTAAAAAATATTACCGTCAAACATTGATTttagaagatttaaaaaagaGAATCATGTCAACCATGATTAATCACAACACTGGGATTGGAGGTTGTGGCCCACCCACATCTGCAGGACCCACTACAATCATCTAGCTCTTTTCACACTCTTAATGTTATTATATTGGtatatattttaacaatatttatgaCGTAAACCcttttctaaattcaataagagtttttttttttttgtccggtttgattaattttattcaaataatttatgaCTTGAACAAaaagatttttcatatttatttagaCTTGTAGTGAGAGCAAAAAACTTCCTTATGTGAAACGTGATAAGAGCTCTAGTTTGAATTGTAGAAGAAGCTCTATCTCACATGTGATTCACTTTTCAATAAAGCAAAAAATGAGAATCATCAATGAATGGGCAAAATACCTACTTACTAGCTATCATTACCAGCTATGGTTGATTCATGTTTGGGTTTAAAACTAGAGGTGGGTACATCttggaaaagaagagaaaaagttCCAGCTTTCCATCACCCCTCCCCATACAGCTGCTTCAATTGATAGTTAATAAATGACCTGATCGATAACAGCAATCTTGTAAAGCTGTTCTGCAACTGTTATTGTGCACTGTTACTCAACAGATCATAGAGATCTCAAGTACAAGTTCTTTCCTTTAAATTGATTGCCATTTACAAATTTTTGAATCGAAGATGGTACGCGCTACTCTTAGTAATTCTCCTTTACCAACCCCACTCAAGGATTGAGCAAAGAAGAAAGTATAATGGGAatcaaatgcaaaaataaaccaGAAAGAGGAACCGTACTTGAAATGGTGCCCTACACTTCCATCAGAATGTTTCACCAAAGGTGCCTTATCACCCTCTTTTGCTCTCCTTCCTTCCCAACTTTGTGTGTTTAAGGCAGATATGAACAGAATCAAAGCGAATTTTCTATCCCTCTATTTATGGCTGCatcaaagttataaaaaataaggaaaaaaaagaaaagaaaatggaggaaaataatAGCAACGCTCACCTAGCAGCCATTGGCATACCTGGTTGATGTTGATCCAAATGATGATACTTCCTTTCACCTTTTTGGGAGTTCTGGTAGTAAAATGTATATATCAAATTCATGGAGTTCATAAACAAGATCAAAAGGCTAAAGAAAAATTAGGTCTCTCTGTTTTAggagaaaatataataatttatactaTACTATTATATCTTGACCATAATTATGTCCCTCCCTGATTTCCATTACTTCGGTGTCAGCATTTCTTCCCAAATCCCGATCCACTGCTAACACCTGCATTCCGTGTAAGACTTGGGGTGTTTTCAAGCCCAGGTAACACATTTTTGCATGGTAAAAGCCGGGGGTCCCCTTCCGGGGACAGCAAGACAAATGCAACAAGGGTAGTATTGTCTTCATCGTGGGAGTAAATTTCAGCACATGGTAAAAGCCTAATACCAAAACCAAACTGCGGTTCTCTACACAGGcacataatataaatatatgaatatttatgTCACATGTCATTGTTTTCTAAGTCAATACGAACTGTTCTCACATTCCGGCtactacaaaaaaaaagggGTGTTTGACACAGCCAAAATCCCGAAACAAGCAATATAATTGCCCCTTTTGTTCACTGGTTGCAAAGCAGCCTTAACTgggtttttttttgtcttgtttttcctctcttcCCAACTATACTCCTAATATCCAGCAACCGTTCAATTTTagccaaacaaaacaaacaggCGGCGTAGGCTTTTATTTGCTGGTATGAACCATATATACATAGATAAGAATCATAAGATAGCAAAATATGTTTTcagaagaaatgagaaaaaaaatgaaagaagctAGGGCTGCAATGTCAGGTGGGGCCACTCATAATTGATGAATGGACATTTCCCGCGGTGAAAAGATGGTAATTATCTCAATACCCAACAGTACTTCGCACTAATGAGTAATTTTGGCCAGGCAATGACCTGTGCCCCAAGACAACATTACCCAAATTTCACTCATGAAGCATAGCATTATAACAGTTCAGAAATGCAAGAATCAAGCATTCAGAAACCTTCATGTGCACAAGCATAAGCCATAAATAAGAGACACAGAGAGTGAATATACCCATGAACGACAAATTGTTAAAAGAATGAGCTGCAAGATTTAACAAGAGGGGCCCACGCTTCTGCCCTCCTCGCTTCCAACTCCTCGCTGCTGTTGAGGTAACTGTGGTTGCTGCTGTTGAGGTTGTTTTTGGGTCTGAGGCAGCAGCTGGGGCCGAAGCTGATGCTCTTGTTGCTGTTCTTCAAGCTGATAAGCATCATCAAATGTACCCAAAGCCAGAGATGGTGACATTACAGCTTCAGTCATCTGGTTGAAACTACTTGCAGCACCGACCATAGCATCAGCGTCAAACCCACTGTCGAACCGAATAAGATTTTGTTCCTGTAGCTGCTGCTCATGAGTCCTCAATATCTCTTGCCCTCTTACTGCCATAGCTGTAGCTAATTGCTGAGCCTCAAGGATCTGTTGTTGCTGATGCTGATACTGCTGAGTTTGCTGTGGCTGTGGCTCACGAATTACCAATTGCCCACTGTGTGAAGCACCGGGGGGAAGACCCAAAATTGGAGACATATTATAAGGAATCACCGACGATGAAGAAGGATCACTCATGTATTGCTGTGGCATATACTCGACATGTTGGATAAAAGGTAACATCGCTGATGGACCAATATATGCAGCTAGTTCCTTTTTGGCAGTCAAAAGGTCACTCTGAACTTGCTTAAGTCTTTGTTGAAGAACTGAAATCAGACCAACACAGCCATAGACGGGATCACGAAGACGAGCCTCGGCTTCATAAGCCAGGGAATTCACGGCATCTTCTCGATTTGCAGCATTTAGTTCGTTGAGAAGCTTTGTAACATTGCTTGCACCGAAGACCTTGTGGACATTAACGAATTTCTGAGGCTGATCTGGTGGGAAATAGGGTGCGAGTACACACTCTTGCGTACACTTTTGCCGGCGAATCTTGCACGCCGCACACGGAGAATTAGACGAAGACATTTCTAACCAGAACTGCaaaaataagatgaaaataaataaatgaattctCCTggatatgaacaactttgagAAATATAGGggaaactagaaaaaaaaatattaaagaggaTTCTACATCCTTCCTCATGCCGAGGGTTTctgtagaaaaataaaaaaaataagtaaagagAGACAGGTacttgagaaagaaaaataatgatttgTAATGAATTGCCAAGATAAGTTTATACagcattttgaaaaaaataatttactgaTTTTAGAGACTCGGTATTTCCTCCTATTGACCCGACATTGTCAAGCCGCATACGAAATATGAAATCTAACAGTGCCTTctgaaggaaagaaagaagccaccgaaaagaagaaaagaagcaggaaaaacaaataaacgGAAATCTGAAGCAATAAATTTGAGTTCAACTTCTTCAGATGCAAAACACTGTAGATACGgatcttagatttttttttttttttttcacttttcttttgtcaaaattgattttgaaaatcaaatcaaattctcCCTCTCCAGAAAAAGAGACTCCTCACAATCTCGGTATCCTCTCAGATTTCAATGGACAAAACGTGAAATACCGAAAGAAAAAGATCACAGAGACGAAAATCTCACCTCGGATATTCTTCGATTTCGGTTCAAGTCCCCGCATCACCGTCTCAAACTATTCTCTCTCCTCAGAGTATAACGTCTACAAGAAAGCACCGACCATGAGAAAAGCAAACGTCGACGTTTATCATGAAGATTCAACTGTTCAAATGCCCGACACTCCAACCTTTTCTTCATTCCAAACTGGTTTGGTTTACGGTTCGAACACAAGACCGCTTGATCCGATCATCGAATTGCAGACTAAAAATGGAAATTCCTCTTattatttcaacaaaattaaaaaaaaaaaaaaaaaaaacaataataatcgTAACAGACCAGGTAGGAGAAAAGGCCAGAGGGTCGTTACAACGGTGTCCCACGCCCTTATAAGCCATGATATGTGTGTCATGAGCCGTTGGATATTTAAAAGAACAACATAAGCCGTTGGATTAATAAtcgattttcttttatatataggaCATTGTTTTAAAAGCCATCTTATTTTGAGCAGAATTCTGCCCAATCCCCTTGAGGGTCTCCACCCAATGCTTCTCTGagttctctctatttttttttttaaataaaaatttaaaaataattagcattcttattatttaattcattgATTAAGATGGGATAAAACAATAGTAAAActgattgaaattttaatttaatttaataatattaaatatgaaataaaagattgtttaaatatattttctatttaatatctcataaccATTTTTTAATAGTGAATAATTAATATTTGTGTGCCAATTAACGAATTTATATCAACACTTATAATCCTTATAGGGCTCTTATTTTGGATGTAACAAATTCTGGgtgaattaagaaaataataaaacccAATTAAGACGTTGCATGAGGTTAAAAAATGGGCTCCGGTGTTGCATGCATATAACAAACCATTTTCGTCACCATCGATCACTGCCTCTTATTTTATTCACGAACTTTGACTTCTGGATCTTGGGCACGTGCATGGATTTGAGCCTAACCTTGTTTATTGTTAGGGTTCATTAGCATAATCCGACTTTCAGTACGGACGGGTCAATTTGAAACATGATTCAACGATAAATACTTTGGATAAAGATGAGAGATATCAAGTAATCAAGGCATACAagttagaattaattttaagccaatgatttaaaattaatttaatctcataaaatcaaaaggaaatatgatataatttctCTACGTGTCAAAATCAAGAGAggaaaattctattaaaaaattgcTTTCAATAGGAATGATGAGGATGACTCAAAATTTCTTCCAAGGCCCACACAAGTTAGTGGTCATAATTGTATATTGAGAATCATAGAATGGGCGTATAACGTACCATACTGAAAAAAGACTCAGACAAAAAAGGCCATTGATTAACAAACAAATAGCCATGAAATGTGAAGAGAAGCTGTAACTTATATAAGCTATTTTGTCTGAAAGATGGTTAACGTACGTGTGCGGGGTTGTTGGTGGAAATTTTGCAGACACAAGGAATTAATTTTCTGATCACAGCCAAATGCAAAATGCCAAAATCAGATGCTATGGTTCTGTTTGGTTGTAAGAAGTCAGCACCAGAAGATTTGATATCTGGATTTTAACATCTTCCAATTGCATTGCTCTTCTATTTACGCCTCCACGGTCTAtacaaacaaattaaataaacacGCTTCATGCTCCGTTCCAGAAGAGAAACAAGCATGTCTCACGCCTATGCTTCtttaaatgtatattttttattaattttgaattgggATGAACAATGGGATTGATTGATTAATAAGTTTTTAGACTATATATTTAAAAGTTGGAGAGAGGGTAGGAAAAGGTCGTTGTGGTGTTAATAGTATAAATAGATTATTATCCTTATTGGAATGGTTACACAATACTTATCTTTTTAGATTTAAATTGTATAgcctttttaatacttgaataataaaaaatttcaaatgttagaaatattttttaaaattatttttaaatgagctttcaaaaaaattatttgttttttcttcttttttttttggcctctttttggattttggggcTAGTCTTGCTCTCCTCAAGTTTCATAAACGGCTCATGGTCTTGCCCCAAGCTATGCATTACCCCTATAATTTGGTTGGCGTTGGATGATCCAAAGATGACATAATTCTTTCCCTTATAAATATGAGACTACTAGTGCAAAGATAATTAAGTGAACACACACACCTTTTGTCATTAGCTATCTAATAATAAATCGGGACTCACTTGATCATTGGAGAGGATCGATCAAACTAACTCATAACTCACTCCTTGTATTAATGTCCTTGTAGTCTACATATAGGATTAATCAATGAGAGCTTCAAGTTAAAGGAGGACGAAACATGGGTATGCAAAGGATGCTAGTGTAAAATTCTAGATTAAATTACAAAGGTGGATGAAGAATTTACAGTATAAAAAGTCTGCCATGTGGTGATAATCAATAGATCACAAAGAAATTGGCCTCTTCAATGGTGGTATCATGATGTTGAGGTGGTTGTGAATAAAGTTTAAGATTTTCAAACCTCTTAGGCCAAAGGCAGCCAGCTTTGACTAGAAATGATCTTGGGCCAAATTGTTcatcatttgaagacaactttTTATCCTTGTTTTAATCATGATAGTTTTGTTATCAATAACACGATCATGCAAACTCAAAGAATATTCTTCTGTTATGGGTGGTTACCCGTTTGGGCAACCAGACAATGACACATGGACCTTCTAGCACCTTATAAATATAAGAGAGTGTCATAAAAGAAGGCAAGTGAAAAATCAGTATATTTACAACCCTGCCCCTATTAATACTTAGtacttaagaaaaataaaatgataaaaaataagttaatactTAATATCATTAAGTTGgattaaaattaagttttttaagtaaaaaaaatcaaacaccaTGATACTAGTGAACCCAATGGCTAATTTGTTTACGTTGCTTCTGTGATCCAAACATCTTCGCTCCTTCCATCCAGGCCCAATCTCCCTAGCCTAAAAAGACGAGTCGGCAGCAAAACACATTTGCAGATAGACCCATCATGAGCAGGCGGTGGAGTGCACCGTCCGACGCACCACATTTTGCTGCAGCGCACCACACGAACCAAGCCATTCTTCTACAGTTCAATTCACTGGGGAGAGACAGAGCCAAACGTCGAATCGTCGTGTTCAACCGCCCAATAGTACCTTACCAGCGGCGATACCTAAAGCATCTCCCGAATTCCGAGATGAAGCAGATTCAAGCCATACTCAAGCCCCGTAGATCCCGTGTTCTTTTGCTCCACGACGCTTCGTCTCCAGATCCGTACCGGGTCCGATCCTCCGTACTCTTCCAATGACGTACAATCCTTCCTCTCAAGGCGACTATTGTATCATTTCCTTGTATCTTTACCTAAACAGGGAACAGTGAGTTTCCCTTATTTGTATGTGTAAGGCAGATCAGATATGAACCGCATCAAAGTAGATTCTCTATCCTTTTCTTTCTCCTCACTTTCTCTTCCTCCCTTAGCAATTCTCAGTAAACCAATTTCATTTAGTTTGTGTTACTAACTTCGCATCAATCGTCATTGCCTAAAAAACACATTGGCTCTTCTTCCCTTGAACAAGGCAAATATAGAGGCAAGAGGGGGAAAAAATAGCAATTCTCAGTAAACCAATTTCATTTAGTTTGTGTTACTAACTTCCCATCAATCGTCATTGCCTAAAAAACACATTGGAAGAAGATAACAACGAGTTAACTCGAGAGTTCCATTAGAATAAAGTCCATTTTATTCTACCAAGCAACCATTTACGTGCCTTGATGATAATTAATCCAAAAGATGATGCTTCTTTTCCCTTATTGGATTTTATTCTGGCTTACAAACTCCTGGAATTTGGCATATGCATTTCATTATCTCTCTATTTTAAGAGGATATATGTTAATTTCTGCTGATTATTATGTATTGATCTCCCTCAGTCGTTTCAGTCACTGTGGTGTTGACATCTCTATCCAACCAACAGTTGACACCCACATTCGATGGAAGCAGTACTTCGCATGCAGCTAGCGGTCGCGACCTTCCGGTTGATAAGAAGGGAAAGCCCAAGGGCGTATTGTCTTATCACTGGGAGGGAGTGTACATATCAGTTCTACGTCACATACTATTAAGTTAGTGGAACAAGCAAATGAGGAAACAGCTTTCCAAATCAATAGCACGAGCGGTTTTGACATTCTGGCTTCcttgaaaaatgtgtttttaacAGCTAGATTCGGATGACACCCATCCATTTAGCCATTTTAATTACCCCATTTCATTCACTGGTTTTTGCGAACTGCAACACAAAACGTATACGTTTGATTTACTAGATTCCAAGTGTAGACCATCAAAGGGCGaaggagaaacaaaaataaaataagattgaaaatatgttttgaaaataaaaaggaagcaAACTGAAACTAGCCATTTCTGCAATTTCTGATGGGGCCTCTTATAATTGACGAATGGGCATTTC includes:
- the LOC100246034 gene encoding LOB domain-containing protein 36, whose product is MSSSNSPCAACKIRRQKCTQECVLAPYFPPDQPQKFVNVHKVFGASNVTKLLNELNAANREDAVNSLAYEAEARLRDPVYGCVGLISVLQQRLKQVQSDLLTAKKELAAYIGPSAMLPFIQHVEYMPQQYMSDPSSSSVIPYNMSPILGLPPGASHSGQLVIREPQPQQTQQYQHQQQQILEAQQLATAMAVRGQEILRTHEQQLQEQNLIRFDSGFDADAMVGAASSFNQMTEAVMSPSLALGTFDDAYQLEEQQQEHQLRPQLLPQTQKQPQQQQPQLPQQQRGVGSEEGRSVGPSC